A portion of the Pirellulales bacterium genome contains these proteins:
- a CDS encoding cytochrome b N-terminal domain-containing protein, translating to MSGFLDWLDDRTGYRELTRAALYEHIPGGSRWRYVWGSTLVFAFTAQVITGIFLWMCYSPSSQTAWESVFYIQHEMQGGWLLRGLHHFMAQAMVILLALHLLQVVVDGAYRAPREVNFWLGLILMQIVLGLSLTGYLLPWDQKGYWATRVATNLMGIVPGVGPSLQKLVVGGADYGHQTLTRFFALHAGVLPGLLVVFLVLHVALFRRHGIHTRQPHRQPDTTFWPDQVLKDAVACLAVLLFVLAFVMRPALTGNVTGESYGDVLGAELGAPADPANEYSAARPEWYFLFLFQFLKLFEGQGATGELLGAIVVPGLIMTVLALMPLVGRWQVGHVFNLGFLVILLAGVGVLTAQALYADRMAQYVARPGDGADEHHLQRFQASEGYLQAVERAEQDAHRAIELAKSPDGIPPAGMLSVLRTDPKTQGPRLFDRYCASCHTHADATEVPEKASAPDLTQFATRQWITGLLDPDQIAGPHYFGGTEKHRTGEMVKFVFENFEKPEAADKQRELQTKIEQLAAAVSAEAALHAQESLDKSDTDLIEAGREQIASIGCTDCHKFHDEGDLGEAPDLTGYGSYDWLKGMIGNPTHKRFYGDLNDRMPAFAEHEHKPESNIIGPANLDLLVRWLRGDWYEPN from the coding sequence CCAGCAGCCAAACAGCCTGGGAGAGCGTCTTTTACATCCAGCATGAGATGCAGGGCGGTTGGCTGCTGCGCGGGCTACACCACTTCATGGCCCAGGCGATGGTCATCTTGTTGGCCTTGCACCTGCTGCAGGTGGTGGTCGACGGCGCCTATCGTGCCCCGCGGGAAGTGAACTTCTGGCTCGGCCTGATCTTGATGCAGATTGTGCTCGGCCTGTCGCTCACCGGCTATCTGCTGCCGTGGGACCAGAAGGGCTATTGGGCCACGCGCGTGGCCACCAACCTGATGGGCATCGTGCCGGGCGTCGGGCCTTCGTTACAGAAGCTGGTGGTGGGCGGCGCCGACTACGGGCATCAGACGCTCACGCGGTTCTTCGCCCTGCACGCCGGCGTGTTGCCGGGCCTGCTGGTCGTCTTCCTGGTGCTGCACGTGGCCCTGTTTCGCCGGCACGGCATTCACACGCGACAACCCCATCGTCAGCCCGACACGACCTTCTGGCCCGATCAGGTGCTGAAAGACGCGGTGGCCTGTCTGGCGGTGCTGCTGTTCGTGTTGGCTTTCGTGATGCGGCCCGCCTTGACCGGGAACGTTACCGGCGAGAGCTATGGCGATGTTCTGGGCGCGGAGCTGGGCGCCCCGGCCGATCCGGCCAACGAATACTCGGCGGCCCGGCCGGAATGGTATTTCCTGTTCCTGTTCCAGTTCTTGAAGCTGTTCGAAGGTCAGGGTGCGACAGGCGAGTTGCTGGGCGCGATCGTCGTGCCCGGCCTGATCATGACCGTGTTGGCCCTCATGCCGCTCGTTGGCCGATGGCAAGTGGGGCACGTCTTCAATCTGGGCTTTCTGGTGATCTTGCTGGCGGGCGTGGGCGTGCTGACGGCTCAGGCGCTCTATGCCGACCGCATGGCACAGTACGTCGCCAGACCCGGCGACGGAGCCGACGAGCATCACCTGCAGCGGTTCCAAGCGTCGGAAGGCTACTTGCAGGCGGTCGAGCGCGCCGAGCAAGACGCGCATCGGGCGATCGAGTTGGCGAAATCGCCCGACGGCATTCCGCCGGCGGGCATGCTCTCGGTGCTCCGCACCGATCCCAAGACGCAAGGGCCGCGGCTCTTCGACCGCTATTGTGCGAGCTGCCATACGCACGCCGACGCGACTGAAGTGCCCGAAAAAGCGTCCGCGCCCGACCTGACGCAGTTTGCCACTCGGCAGTGGATTACGGGCCTGCTCGACCCCGACCAGATTGCCGGGCCGCACTATTTCGGCGGCACGGAGAAGCACCGCACCGGCGAGATGGTCAAATTCGTGTTCGAGAATTTCGAAAAACCCGAGGCGGCGGACAAGCAGCGGGAACTGCAAACCAAGATCGAACAGCTCGCCGCCGCCGTATCGGCCGAAGCCGCATTGCACGCGCAGGAGTCTTTGGACAAGAGCGATACCGATCTGATCGAGGCGGGACGCGAGCAGATCGCCTCGATCGGCTGCACCGACTGTCACAAGTTCCACGACGAAGGCGATCTCGGCGAGGCGCCCGATTTGACGGGTTATGGCTCATACGACTGGCTGAAAGGCATGATCGGCAATCCGACGCACAAGCGGTTTTACGGCGACCTCAACGACCGCATGCCGGCCTTCGCCGAGCACGAGCACAAGCCGGAGAGCAACATCATCGGCCCCGCGAATCTCGACCTGCTCGTCCGCTGGCTGCGCGGCGACTGGTACGAGCCGAATTAG
- a CDS encoding CaiB/BaiF CoA-transferase family protein: MSYPLQGLKVLDLSRVLAGPVCTQLLADLGADVVKVERPGAGDDTRQWGPPFVPGGGPSGYFVSCNRGKRSLALDLAHPAGREVVDELIRKADVLVENFLPDSLQRLGLQPERLKQLNPNLVACSISGYGRTGEMAGVPGYDLMMQASGGIMSITGEPDGMPMKVGVAITDVITGLYAAASVLAGLYGRGQGGPGTMFDLALADCTLASLVNVAQGSLLAGQRPRRWGNAHPQIVPYEAFATADGHLVLAVGADRQWKRFCQAVGRGELAADARFATNPARVENRDVLIPQLQQLFAQRTTAEWQTLLSAAEVPHSPVLALDEIFQSPQVAARRMVLDTVDSAGRGYRLLGGAVHWQDEPVPRAPAVPDLGEHTDEVLADWLGYSPQRIAELHKTGGMGGE, translated from the coding sequence ATGAGTTATCCGTTACAAGGCCTGAAAGTGCTCGACCTGTCGCGCGTGCTCGCCGGACCGGTCTGCACGCAGCTTCTGGCCGATCTGGGGGCCGACGTCGTCAAGGTCGAACGGCCAGGTGCGGGCGACGACACGCGCCAGTGGGGTCCGCCCTTCGTGCCCGGCGGCGGGCCAAGCGGCTATTTTGTTTCCTGCAACCGCGGCAAGCGGTCGCTGGCACTCGATCTGGCTCATCCGGCCGGCCGCGAAGTGGTCGACGAGCTGATCCGCAAGGCCGATGTGCTGGTCGAGAATTTTTTGCCCGATTCGCTCCAACGGTTGGGCCTTCAGCCCGAGCGGCTGAAGCAGCTCAACCCCAACCTGGTCGCCTGTTCGATCTCTGGTTACGGCCGCACGGGGGAAATGGCTGGGGTTCCGGGCTACGACCTGATGATGCAGGCCAGCGGCGGCATCATGTCGATCACCGGCGAGCCGGACGGCATGCCCATGAAGGTCGGCGTGGCCATCACCGACGTGATCACCGGCCTCTACGCCGCGGCCAGCGTGTTGGCTGGACTTTACGGGCGTGGCCAGGGCGGGCCGGGCACGATGTTCGACCTCGCTTTGGCCGACTGCACGCTGGCCAGCCTGGTGAACGTCGCCCAAGGATCGTTGCTCGCGGGCCAGCGGCCGCGGCGTTGGGGAAACGCCCATCCGCAGATCGTGCCTTACGAAGCCTTCGCCACGGCCGACGGGCACCTGGTGCTGGCCGTGGGCGCCGACCGGCAATGGAAACGGTTCTGCCAGGCGGTTGGCCGCGGTGAATTGGCGGCCGACGCCCGTTTCGCCACGAATCCCGCGCGCGTCGAGAACCGCGACGTCCTCATCCCGCAGTTGCAGCAACTCTTTGCCCAGCGGACAACCGCCGAGTGGCAGACGCTGCTGAGCGCGGCCGAAGTGCCCCATTCGCCGGTGCTGGCGCTGGACGAAATTTTCCAGTCGCCCCAGGTGGCCGCTCGCCGGATGGTGCTCGACACGGTCGATTCCGCGGGACGCGGTTATCGCCTGCTGGGCGGAGCGGTCCATTGGCAAGACGAGCCGGTGCCTCGGGCCCCAGCCGTGCCCGACCTTGGCGAGCACACCGACGAAGTGTTGGCTGATTGGCTCGGTTATTCGCCGCAACGCATTGCCGAGCTGCACAAAACAGGCGGGATGGGGGGCGAGTAG
- the aroB gene encoding 3-dehydroquinate synthase: MPAPSRVFVPLGERSYTIEIGTGNLTQAATLLVQRGATHVVVITDEHVEEPQAAAVAAALAEQRVAVDLVVIESGETSKSVETAQELWEKLLDLDADRKTVVAAVGGGVIGDLAGFVAATYARGLPLVQVPTTLLAQVDSSVGGKVGVNLPGAKNMVGSFWQPIAVLIDTEVLATLPMREYRAGLAEVVKYGVILDAEFFGWLEAHVAQLNARDDDCLRHLIARCCQLKAWVVGQDEREQTGLRAVLNYGHTFCHAFETLTGYSQLLHGEAVSIGMLCASRLAERLGRVGTDVTERQRRLLESLGLPIEAPRQLDPERVLRAMSHDKKVEHGRLRFVLPSRLGHVELVGDVPADAVRAVLE, from the coding sequence TTGCCCGCTCCTTCCCGCGTCTTCGTTCCTCTCGGCGAGCGCAGCTATACCATCGAAATCGGCACCGGCAACCTGACGCAGGCTGCCACGCTGCTGGTCCAACGCGGTGCGACGCACGTCGTCGTGATCACCGACGAACACGTCGAAGAGCCTCAGGCCGCCGCCGTCGCCGCGGCGTTGGCCGAACAGCGCGTGGCCGTCGATCTGGTCGTCATCGAGTCGGGCGAAACGAGCAAGTCGGTCGAAACCGCCCAGGAGCTTTGGGAGAAGCTTCTCGATCTCGACGCCGACCGCAAGACCGTGGTCGCAGCCGTGGGTGGTGGAGTCATCGGCGATCTGGCCGGGTTTGTGGCCGCCACTTATGCCCGCGGGCTGCCGCTGGTGCAGGTTCCCACCACGCTGCTGGCCCAGGTCGATAGCTCGGTCGGCGGCAAGGTGGGCGTCAATTTGCCGGGAGCCAAGAACATGGTCGGCTCCTTTTGGCAGCCGATCGCGGTACTGATCGACACGGAAGTGCTCGCCACGCTGCCCATGCGCGAGTATCGCGCCGGTCTGGCCGAGGTGGTCAAGTACGGCGTCATTCTCGACGCCGAGTTCTTCGGCTGGCTCGAAGCACACGTGGCCCAATTGAACGCCCGCGACGACGATTGCCTGCGGCACCTGATTGCCCGCTGCTGCCAGTTGAAGGCCTGGGTCGTCGGCCAGGACGAGCGGGAACAGACGGGGCTGCGGGCGGTGCTCAATTACGGCCACACGTTTTGCCACGCCTTCGAGACGCTGACAGGCTATTCGCAGCTTCTGCACGGCGAGGCGGTGTCGATCGGCATGCTCTGTGCCTCGCGGCTGGCCGAGCGGCTGGGCCGGGTTGGCACGGATGTCACCGAGCGGCAGCGGCGGTTGCTGGAGTCGCTTGGTTTGCCGATCGAGGCGCCGAGGCAACTCGATCCGGAACGAGTGCTGCGGGCCATGTCGCACGACAAGAAGGTGGAGCATGGCCGATTGCGGTTCGTGCTTCCCTCGCGGCTCGGTCATGTCGAGCTGGTCGGCGACGTGCCGGCGGACGCAGTTCGTGCCGTTCTTGAATGA
- a CDS encoding Uma2 family endonuclease, whose translation MSISLRPLPGTTRDPLYPDSDGKPMAETEYHLLAITHLYGVLRQWFLPKGVHVAADMLLYYEEGNPSAVRGPDVMVSKGVRGTHLRRSFRTWEEGVVPAVIIEVTSASTKGEDQFEKPAIYASLGVKEYLLFDPVGEYLRPRLQGFQLKGGQYVPMPQEQTDRLSSAELGLDLVIDAHLLRVVDPATGTRLPTREEYQEQVKRLRREAAEAKRATAKAGRAAAKAEQAAAKAEQDAEIERHRSAALEAENARLRALLPPDQRQGQE comes from the coding sequence ATGTCGATTTCGCTTCGCCCGCTGCCGGGCACGACCCGCGACCCGCTCTATCCCGACTCCGACGGCAAACCGATGGCCGAAACCGAGTATCACCTCCTGGCCATCACTCACCTCTACGGCGTCTTGCGACAGTGGTTTCTCCCGAAGGGCGTTCACGTGGCGGCCGATATGCTGCTCTACTATGAGGAAGGCAATCCCTCGGCGGTCCGCGGGCCGGATGTGATGGTGAGCAAAGGCGTGCGGGGAACGCACCTGCGCCGTTCGTTCCGCACGTGGGAAGAAGGCGTCGTTCCCGCCGTGATTATCGAGGTCACCTCGGCCTCGACCAAGGGCGAAGATCAATTCGAAAAGCCGGCGATTTATGCCAGCCTGGGTGTGAAAGAGTATCTGCTGTTCGATCCCGTGGGCGAGTATCTGCGGCCGCGGTTGCAAGGTTTTCAACTCAAAGGCGGGCAATATGTCCCCATGCCGCAGGAGCAAACCGACCGGCTTTCGAGCGCCGAGCTGGGCCTCGATCTGGTGATCGATGCCCACCTGCTGCGGGTCGTAGATCCAGCGACCGGCACTCGCTTGCCGACCAGGGAGGAATACCAGGAACAAGTCAAACGTTTGCGACGCGAGGCCGCGGAGGCGAAACGTGCGACCGCCAAAGCCGGACGCGCGGCGGCCAAAGCCGAACAGGCGGCGGCCAAAGCCGAACAGGACGCTGAGATCGAACGGCATCGCTCGGCCGCTCTGGAAGCCGAAAATGCCCGCCTCCGCGCCTTGCTCCCGCCAGATCAAAGGCAGGGCCAAGAGTAA
- a CDS encoding PVC-type heme-binding CxxCH protein, with amino-acid sequence MSLPRIALLVSWLLGFAAQAFAQLPAEQERKTLVVPDGFDVSLFACEPMITNPSAIDVDTQGRVWVAEIQWYRSKAKEPPADKIKVLEDTDGDGRADKMTVFAEGVFAPMSICVAGDKVYVATSPDLWVYEDKNGDLLADGAPQKLLTGFGGKNSDHGAHSLVLGPDHKWWMSHGDTGFKVTGSDGSHIEFRWGAMLRGELDGSRLETVAVNFRNPYEICVSSFGEPYCSDNDNDGNFSARICWIMEGGNYGWFGGPPAKVPPGTPFGEHWHFRGHIPGFVPATIVTGFGSPSGICYYEGDAFGPDYKNAPLHTDPGPREVRIYRHEKSGYGMKGASRVFVSNQGDNYFRPDDVCTAPDGSLYVSDWYDGGVGGHAYNDPDRGRIFLLRPHGKKLSRTGKPGPYQTVADAIEGLQNPNLATQYLARERLLKGGGESIAALKALLKDAGPNHRARAMWVLDRMGGDGRRAVVDELKSIDAAMRALAVRILRRHGAEQADAILAMAGDASPEVRREVLLALPKLSGTKAQHVLIELASAYAGSDRYQLEAINIAVGDRKAELYAALESAGKVSLNNLALLQVLDPKKAADFATRSLAASNLDEAARTALLKQLGGSASAEAGAAVLKLVVDEKASADLRNLALSLLGSNLSGIWKDLKEKPELAAILRELLAKNDRRLAALRLIGDNQLGQVGGEVLALAADVKADQEVRQKAIETAARLHARGTGQALEKLLADSDAVVRQAALSALVELQDWSAVKRVLSDRGVADDVKTKAVDQLVSSVGGALVVLRWIDAQSLSAPLRKAAIAKAANHPDSNVRVLYERFIPESQRPKRLGAAIKPEEILAMPGDAARGREIFFHSSAAQCKNCHRVHNVGAAIGPDLSMIGKKYERATLLETILDPSKAIAPEYTAYLLETTRGQVYAGFLVEKDDKRVVLKDATGKLIAVAAGDVEALEAQRKSLMPELVLRDVTAKDAADLLAYLTSLTSGVQPVTRFRLLGPFASPDKRGIDRDFGPEKTLAKPDLNAAYTGAANKTCHWDAVEADNSLGFVGVDQVKLAHRLGVPAEGVTNYFLIFADSDADQPARLLLGSDDSSKVWVNGELVHEYRGDRALGQADDQFSVPLIAGRNTIVIKVENHQGPGGVALAVSAPKNIELKTE; translated from the coding sequence ATGAGCCTACCGCGCATCGCCCTCCTCGTTTCCTGGCTGCTCGGCTTCGCTGCTCAAGCCTTCGCTCAACTACCGGCCGAACAAGAACGGAAGACACTCGTCGTGCCGGACGGTTTCGACGTATCGCTCTTCGCCTGCGAGCCGATGATCACGAACCCCTCGGCCATCGACGTCGATACGCAGGGCCGCGTGTGGGTGGCCGAGATCCAGTGGTATCGGTCGAAGGCCAAAGAGCCGCCGGCCGACAAGATCAAGGTGCTCGAAGACACCGACGGCGACGGCCGAGCAGACAAAATGACCGTGTTCGCCGAAGGCGTGTTTGCCCCCATGAGCATCTGCGTGGCCGGCGATAAGGTGTATGTGGCCACCAGCCCGGACCTGTGGGTCTATGAAGACAAGAACGGCGACCTGCTGGCCGACGGCGCGCCCCAAAAACTGCTGACCGGCTTCGGCGGCAAGAACAGCGACCACGGCGCCCACAGCCTCGTGCTCGGCCCCGACCACAAATGGTGGATGAGCCACGGCGACACCGGCTTCAAGGTCACCGGCAGCGACGGCTCGCACATCGAGTTTCGCTGGGGAGCGATGCTCCGCGGCGAACTCGACGGCAGCCGGCTTGAAACGGTGGCCGTCAACTTCCGCAACCCTTACGAGATTTGCGTCAGCTCGTTCGGTGAGCCGTATTGCAGCGACAACGACAACGACGGCAACTTCAGCGCCCGAATTTGCTGGATCATGGAAGGGGGCAATTACGGCTGGTTTGGCGGTCCGCCCGCCAAGGTGCCGCCGGGCACGCCTTTCGGCGAACATTGGCACTTCCGCGGACACATTCCCGGCTTCGTGCCGGCCACGATCGTCACCGGCTTCGGCTCGCCCAGCGGCATCTGCTATTACGAAGGCGATGCCTTTGGCCCCGACTACAAGAACGCCCCGTTGCACACCGATCCCGGCCCGCGCGAGGTCCGCATTTATCGTCACGAGAAGTCCGGGTACGGCATGAAAGGCGCCAGCCGCGTGTTCGTCTCGAACCAGGGCGACAATTACTTCCGGCCCGACGATGTATGCACCGCGCCCGACGGTAGCCTTTACGTTTCCGACTGGTACGACGGCGGCGTGGGCGGGCACGCCTACAACGACCCCGACCGCGGCCGCATCTTTTTGCTGCGGCCCCACGGCAAGAAACTGTCTCGCACCGGCAAGCCGGGGCCGTATCAGACCGTGGCCGACGCCATCGAAGGACTGCAGAATCCGAATCTGGCCACGCAGTATCTGGCCCGCGAGCGGTTGCTGAAGGGCGGCGGCGAAAGCATTGCGGCGCTCAAGGCGCTGCTCAAAGACGCCGGGCCGAATCATCGCGCTCGGGCGATGTGGGTGCTCGATCGCATGGGCGGCGATGGCCGGCGCGCGGTCGTGGACGAACTCAAGAGCATCGACGCTGCCATGCGGGCCCTGGCGGTCAGAATTCTCCGCCGGCACGGTGCCGAGCAAGCCGATGCGATCTTGGCGATGGCCGGCGATGCCTCGCCCGAAGTGCGACGCGAAGTGCTCTTGGCGCTGCCGAAACTTTCGGGAACGAAGGCCCAGCACGTGCTCATCGAACTGGCGTCGGCTTACGCCGGCAGCGACCGATATCAGCTTGAAGCGATCAACATTGCGGTCGGCGATCGAAAGGCCGAGCTGTATGCCGCCTTGGAATCGGCCGGTAAGGTCTCGCTGAATAATCTGGCGCTATTACAGGTGCTCGATCCGAAGAAGGCGGCCGACTTTGCCACCCGGAGCCTGGCCGCCTCGAATCTCGATGAGGCCGCCCGAACGGCCTTGCTCAAGCAGCTTGGCGGCAGCGCATCGGCGGAAGCGGGCGCGGCCGTGCTCAAGCTCGTGGTTGACGAGAAGGCGAGCGCCGATCTGCGAAACCTGGCTCTGAGCCTGCTCGGTTCAAACCTGTCGGGCATCTGGAAAGACCTCAAAGAGAAGCCGGAACTGGCCGCCATTTTGCGAGAACTGCTGGCCAAAAACGACCGGCGGCTCGCCGCGCTGCGATTGATCGGCGACAACCAGCTTGGGCAGGTCGGCGGCGAAGTGCTGGCTCTCGCCGCCGACGTGAAGGCCGACCAAGAAGTGCGGCAGAAGGCGATCGAAACGGCTGCCCGGCTTCATGCTCGCGGCACCGGGCAGGCGCTCGAAAAGCTGCTGGCCGATTCCGACGCGGTGGTGCGTCAGGCGGCGCTCTCGGCGCTCGTCGAGTTGCAAGACTGGAGTGCCGTCAAACGGGTGCTGAGCGACCGAGGCGTGGCCGATGACGTGAAGACCAAGGCGGTCGATCAATTGGTGTCGTCGGTCGGCGGCGCGCTGGTCGTTCTGCGCTGGATCGACGCCCAGTCGCTCTCGGCGCCGTTGCGCAAAGCGGCCATTGCCAAGGCCGCCAACCATCCTGATTCGAATGTGCGCGTGCTGTACGAGCGGTTCATTCCTGAAAGCCAGCGGCCGAAGCGATTGGGGGCCGCGATCAAGCCCGAAGAGATTCTGGCGATGCCCGGCGATGCCGCACGCGGGCGAGAGATCTTTTTTCATAGCTCGGCGGCCCAGTGCAAAAACTGCCACCGGGTTCATAACGTCGGCGCGGCCATCGGTCCCGACTTGAGCATGATCGGCAAGAAATACGAACGGGCCACGCTGCTGGAAACGATTCTCGATCCCTCCAAGGCGATCGCGCCCGAATACACGGCCTACCTGCTGGAAACGACGCGGGGCCAGGTGTATGCCGGCTTTCTGGTCGAAAAGGACGACAAGCGGGTCGTGCTCAAAGACGCGACGGGCAAGCTGATTGCGGTGGCCGCCGGCGACGTGGAGGCACTCGAAGCGCAGCGGAAATCGCTCATGCCCGAACTCGTGCTGCGCGACGTGACGGCGAAGGACGCGGCCGACTTGCTGGCGTATCTCACCTCGCTGACCAGCGGCGTGCAACCGGTGACGCGGTTTCGGCTGCTGGGGCCGTTCGCCAGCCCGGACAAGCGCGGGATCGACCGCGACTTCGGCCCCGAAAAGACGCTTGCCAAACCGGATTTGAACGCCGCCTACACCGGCGCCGCGAACAAGACGTGCCATTGGGACGCGGTCGAAGCCGACAACTCTCTGGGCTTCGTGGGCGTCGACCAAGTGAAGCTGGCACACCGGCTGGGCGTGCCGGCGGAAGGCGTGACGAATTATTTTCTGATCTTCGCCGACAGCGATGCGGACCAGCCGGCGAGGCTGCTTTTGGGCAGCGACGACAGCAGCAAGGTGTGGGTCAACGGCGAGCTGGTCCACGAATATCGGGGCGACCGGGCCCTCGGCCAGGCCGACGACCAGTTCTCAGTGCCCTTGATTGCCGGCCGCAACACGATTGTCATCAAGGTCGAAAACCACCAAGGCCCCGGTGGCGTGGCGCTGGCGGTCTCGGCGCCGAAGAACATCGAATTGAAGACGGAGTAG
- a CDS encoding DUF4160 domain-containing protein yields MFMVLRIDRLRFLLCCNEGAEPAHVHITGEPGEAKYWLDPIGLASNYGFEVPELQQIERILVANHDRLMQAWGKYLGGA; encoded by the coding sequence ATGTTCATGGTGCTACGGATCGACCGCCTGCGGTTCCTCCTCTGCTGCAACGAAGGCGCGGAGCCAGCGCACGTTCACATCACGGGCGAGCCAGGAGAGGCGAAATACTGGCTCGATCCCATCGGCCTAGCCAGCAACTACGGTTTTGAGGTGCCAGAACTGCAACAGATCGAGCGGATCCTTGTGGCAAACCACGATCGGCTCATGCAAGCATGGGGAAAGTATCTGGGTGGCGCGTGA
- a CDS encoding acyl-CoA dehydrogenase family protein, translated as MAVNREQQIKDAEELLGDGAERTGFAKGLYFGRHLGRKLLPYPDLTAHRETNELVERVRQFCLAEIDPVAIDRDAKIPDSVVSGLGKLGVLGACLPKRCGGLELSQTSYCRVLEVLGGHCASTALFVNAHHSIGPRALVLFGTAEQQERWLPKLASGEWLSAFALTEPEAGSDAANVQTKATPAPDGKGYLINGQKRWITNGSLAKVLTLMARTPVAGSSETKITAFIVTPDMPGFEVVEARMSKCGVRGTATSRLAFHDMFVPRENVLGQLGKGLRVALTVLDFGRTTFGASCTGAAKFCLARAAQHASTRVQFGETIGSFEMVKEKLAYMRAGAFAMEAATYQTAALIDSGAEDYMLETAMLKVFATEVLWKIVNDTFQIFGGKAYFTDEPYERLLRDHRINMIGEGANDVLRAFIVGLFGMRDVGLELKGVLDAVMNPFGQFGNLSRIGGFASRRLGALFGPPRVEVRAGLLEDDAANLAKLIGVFGSNVERLLRRHQESVFDRQYQLGRIADAAIELYVSSCVLNRLDRLLGDTHAAEPSHDLQIGRYYLRTAARRIRRNLADLWDNDDQETSRVANLALR; from the coding sequence ATGGCGGTGAATCGGGAACAGCAGATCAAGGACGCCGAGGAGTTGCTCGGCGACGGCGCCGAACGGACTGGTTTCGCCAAAGGGCTGTACTTCGGCCGGCATCTCGGCCGCAAGCTTCTGCCCTATCCCGATCTGACGGCCCACCGCGAGACCAACGAGCTGGTCGAGCGCGTGCGGCAGTTCTGCCTGGCGGAGATCGATCCGGTGGCCATCGACCGCGACGCCAAGATCCCCGACTCGGTCGTGAGCGGACTCGGCAAGCTGGGCGTGCTGGGTGCCTGCCTGCCCAAACGCTGCGGCGGACTTGAGCTGAGTCAGACTTCCTATTGCCGCGTGCTGGAAGTGCTGGGCGGCCACTGCGCCAGCACCGCGCTGTTCGTCAATGCCCACCACTCGATTGGACCTCGGGCGCTGGTGCTGTTCGGCACGGCCGAGCAGCAAGAGCGGTGGCTGCCGAAGCTGGCCTCCGGCGAATGGCTCAGCGCCTTCGCGCTCACCGAACCGGAGGCCGGCAGCGATGCGGCCAACGTGCAGACCAAGGCCACGCCCGCGCCCGACGGCAAAGGCTACCTCATCAACGGGCAAAAACGCTGGATCACCAACGGCTCGCTGGCCAAGGTGCTGACGTTGATGGCCCGCACGCCGGTCGCCGGCAGCAGCGAGACGAAGATCACCGCCTTCATCGTCACGCCCGACATGCCGGGCTTCGAAGTGGTCGAGGCCCGCATGTCAAAGTGCGGGGTGCGCGGCACCGCCACCTCGCGATTGGCCTTCCACGACATGTTTGTGCCGCGGGAAAACGTTTTGGGGCAGCTTGGCAAGGGCCTGCGCGTGGCGTTGACGGTGCTCGACTTCGGCCGCACGACGTTCGGGGCAAGCTGCACGGGAGCGGCCAAGTTCTGCCTGGCCCGCGCCGCCCAGCACGCCTCCACCCGCGTGCAGTTCGGCGAAACGATCGGCAGCTTCGAGATGGTCAAGGAGAAGCTGGCCTACATGCGGGCCGGCGCCTTCGCCATGGAAGCGGCAACTTATCAGACGGCCGCCTTGATCGACTCCGGCGCCGAAGACTACATGCTCGAAACGGCCATGCTCAAGGTCTTCGCCACCGAAGTGCTGTGGAAGATCGTCAACGACACTTTCCAGATTTTCGGCGGCAAAGCCTACTTCACCGACGAGCCTTACGAGCGGCTGCTGCGCGATCATCGCATCAACATGATCGGCGAAGGGGCCAACGACGTGCTGCGGGCATTCATCGTCGGGCTGTTCGGCATGCGCGACGTGGGTCTGGAGCTGAAGGGCGTGCTCGACGCGGTGATGAACCCCTTTGGCCAGTTCGGCAACCTGAGCAGAATTGGCGGCTTTGCCTCGCGTCGGCTGGGCGCCCTGTTCGGCCCGCCCAGGGTGGAGGTGAGAGCGGGCCTTTTGGAGGACGACGCGGCGAACCTGGCCAAGCTGATCGGCGTATTCGGCTCGAACGTCGAGCGGCTGCTGCGGCGCCACCAGGAATCGGTGTTCGATCGGCAGTACCAGCTTGGCCGCATCGCCGACGCGGCCATCGAGTTGTACGTTTCGAGCTGCGTCTTGAACCGGCTGGACCGTCTGCTCGGCGACACGCACGCGGCCGAGCCGAGCCACGACCTGCAGATTGGGCGCTATTATCTTCGCACTGCCGCGCGTCGCATTCGCCGCAACCTGGCCGACTTGTGGGACAACGACGACCAAGAAACGAGCCGCGTCGCCAACCTGGCGCTTCGTTGA